From Temnothorax longispinosus isolate EJ_2023e chromosome 3, Tlon_JGU_v1, whole genome shotgun sequence, one genomic window encodes:
- the LOC139810525 gene encoding nose resistant to fluoxetine protein 6 isoform X2, whose amino-acid sequence MRSTMHLPFVILLIFSAICVHAEEISTEIPSSVTEEPILRVRSLPTTTNVVERNWTSLSDMLDVFSARNLVKNWVEGKYPVGVQCGKDITMYIDALKNEELWALKIDDASGRFTTGFFWGNSYFMGSATECHYIGKNPSHHTYSKQHVKDSKVTTFEEIHTESRKKINTGISGTSVWTQTDSVEMPFQLGFYMLKLSINVSYTPTRLIHLGVCLPFSCTASDVVIIGKLAASELAAKHSTIEKVRDQHNSYDMYTDPIFWVLSGVSVVVLILMILGTGYEYHLSRKLVRKRNAIYDLEKHGKLDHLTNGDRKVINVADSSSNGMQSINNNNSLENDLRASTKEEQQLSTFEELLLSFSVPANLRVICDRNVGRDTISTVHGLRAISMAWVILGHTCIIVFKYSDNMEYRKVVEKRFLFQTITNGAFSVDTFFFMGGLLVAFLYFRTNAKGDLKRLTQGTRGFAAGTLKFIGLLLYRFCRLTTPYMFVLGVVEISMKHFYTNSVFEPPTADHYNCPNYWWRNLLYINTWFPVDQMCMLWSWYLADDTQFYIVGGVILILATNHFKIAAFALVTLLVSSWVTTGYIALVNNHMPSLDDPLALFDKIYDKPWTRLGPYLIGMTVGYFLFKTDCKVKMSKTTVVVGWLLSSACLLSLLYGLYEAELTPVTAAAYSSLSHSAWALGLAWIVIACSTGYGGYVNKILSWPLLYPFSRVTYCSYLVHPLVIRLTAMNLDSPFHLGKDVMMITFLGQLVLSYALSFVVSVAFEAPVVSMLKIVSPKKRKRIQ is encoded by the exons ATGCGGAGCACAATGCATCTGCCGTTTGTAATTCTACTCATATTTTCCGCGATCTGCGTACACGCCGAAGAGATATCTACCGAGATTCCTAGCAGCGTCACAGAGGAACCGATTCTCCGAGTACGAAGCTTGCCAACGACGACTAATGTGGTCGAAAGAAATTGGACCAGCCTGTCGGACATGCTGGATGTTTTTAGTGCGCGTAACTTAGTAAAGAATTGGGTCGAAGGGAAGTACCCCGTCGGAGTACAATGCGGCAAAGACATTACGATGTACATCGATGCTCTGAAGAACGAAGAATTGTGGGCTCTTAAAA TTGACGATGCATCCGGTAGATTCACAACCGGATTTTTCTGGggtaattcttattttatggGGTCAGCCACCGAATGCCATTATATCGGAAAGAACCCATCGCACCATACGTATTCAAAACAACACGTAAAAGATTCCAAAGTTACTACATTCGAAGAGATTCATACGGAGTcacgaaaaaaaatcaatacggGTATTAGCGGAACCAGCGTTTGGACTCAAACAGACTCCGTCGAAATGCCTTTTCAATTGGGATTCTATATGCTAAAACTTTCTATAAATGTATCTTATACACCA ACAAGACTGATTCACCTGGGCGTTTGCCTGCCGTTCTCATGCACTGCCTCCGACGTCGTTATCATTGGGAAACTCGCCGCAAGCGAACTTGCAGCAAAGCATTCAACGATTGAAAAAGTCAGAGATCAGCATAACTCATATGACATGTACACAGATCCGATTTTCTGGGTTTTATC CGGTGTCAGCGTGGTGGTCTTGATACTGATGATTCTCGGTACCGGGTATGAATATCATCTGTCGAGAAAGCTAGTCCGCAAGAGAAATGCTATCTACGATTTGGAAAAGCATGGGAAACTTGATCATCTCACTAATGGTGATCGGAAGGTCATAAATG TGGCAGATTCTAGTAGCAACGGCATGCAGTCAATTAACAATAACAACAGTCTCGAGAACGATTTGCGAGCGTCTACCAAAGAGGAGCAACAGCTTA GTACCTTCGAGGAACTTCTGCTTTCTTTCTCCGTTCCCGCTAATTTGAGAGTTATCTGCGATCGTAATGTGGGCAGAGACACAATTAGCACCGTGCACGGGCTTAGAGCGATATCGATGGCCTGGGTCATCCTCGGGCACACGTGcattatcgtttttaaatACTCGGACAACATGGAATATCGCAAAGTGGTGGAGAAGCGATTCCTCTTCCAGACCATCACGAACGGGGCTTTCAGCGTCGATACATTTTTCTTCATGGGCGGTTTGCTCGTGGCCTTTCTATATTTTAGAACCAACGCCAAGGGAGACCTGAAGAGACTCACGCAGGGCACGCGAGGCTTCGCCGCGGGCACCTTAAAATTCATCGGGCTTCTTTTGTATCGATTTTGTAGGCTCACCACGCCGTACATGTTCGTACTAGGTGTAGTCGAGATCTCGATGAAGCATTTCTATACGAATTCCGTTTTCGAGCCTCCCACGGCAGATCATTATAATTGTCCTAATTATTGGTGGAGGAATTTACTCTATATCAATACGTGGTTTCCCGTCGACCAAATG TGTATGCTTTGGAGTTGGTACCTAGCGGACGATACGCAGTTCTATATTGTTGGCGGAGTGATTCTAATACTGGCTACAAATCACTTCAAAATCGCAGCTTTCGCGTTAGTCACTCTGTTAGTAAGCTCATGGGTAACCACCGGCTACATCGCCCTAGTTAATAATCACATGCCGAGCCTGGACGATCCGTTGGCCCTCTTCGACAAGATCTACGACAAGCCGTGGACGAGATTGGGCCCTTATCTGATCGGCATGACCGTCGGCTACTTTCTCTTCAAGACTGATTGCAAAGTAAAAATGTCTAAG ACTACCGTCGTCGTGGGATGGCTCCTGTCCTCTGCGTGTCTCTTGAGTTTGCTTTATGGTTTATACGAGGCGGAACTTACACCCGTTACCGCAGCGGCGTATTCATCCTTGAGCCACAGTGCGTGGGCACTAGGTCTAGCGTGGATCGTAATAGCGTGTAGTACTGGCTACGGTG GATATGTAAATAAGATTCTATCGTGGCCGCTCTTGTACCCGTTCAGCAGAGTGACTTACTGCTCTTATCTAGTTCATCCGCTTGTGATTCGTCTAACCGCTATGAACCTAGACTCTCCGTTTCATCTAGGGAAAGATGTAATG atgATAACATTTCTGGGGCAGCTAGTGCTATCGTACGCGTTGTCGTTTGTAGTGTCAGTCGCTTTTGAAGCACCGGTGGTCAGTATGCTGAAGATTGTCTCACCGAAAAAGCGGAAACGCATACAATAG
- the LOC139810525 gene encoding nose resistant to fluoxetine protein 6 isoform X1 yields the protein MRSTMHLPFVILLIFSAICVHAEEISTEIPSSVTEEPILRVRSLPTTTNVVERNWTSLSDMLDVFSARNLVKNWVEGKYPVGVQCGKDITMYIDALKNEELWALKIDDASGRFTTGFFWGNSYFMGSATECHYIGKNPSHHTYSKQHVKDSKVTTFEEIHTESRKKINTGISGTSVWTQTDSVEMPFQLGFYMLKLSINVSYTPTRLIHLGVCLPFSCTASDVVIIGKLAASELAAKHSTIEKVRDQHNSYDMYTDPIFWVLSGVSVVVLILMILGTGYEYHLSRKLVRKRNAIYDLEKHGKLDHLTNGDRKVINAVQGKVYLPVPVADSSSNGMQSINNNNSLENDLRASTKEEQQLSTFEELLLSFSVPANLRVICDRNVGRDTISTVHGLRAISMAWVILGHTCIIVFKYSDNMEYRKVVEKRFLFQTITNGAFSVDTFFFMGGLLVAFLYFRTNAKGDLKRLTQGTRGFAAGTLKFIGLLLYRFCRLTTPYMFVLGVVEISMKHFYTNSVFEPPTADHYNCPNYWWRNLLYINTWFPVDQMCMLWSWYLADDTQFYIVGGVILILATNHFKIAAFALVTLLVSSWVTTGYIALVNNHMPSLDDPLALFDKIYDKPWTRLGPYLIGMTVGYFLFKTDCKVKMSKTTVVVGWLLSSACLLSLLYGLYEAELTPVTAAAYSSLSHSAWALGLAWIVIACSTGYGGYVNKILSWPLLYPFSRVTYCSYLVHPLVIRLTAMNLDSPFHLGKDVMMITFLGQLVLSYALSFVVSVAFEAPVVSMLKIVSPKKRKRIQ from the exons ATGCGGAGCACAATGCATCTGCCGTTTGTAATTCTACTCATATTTTCCGCGATCTGCGTACACGCCGAAGAGATATCTACCGAGATTCCTAGCAGCGTCACAGAGGAACCGATTCTCCGAGTACGAAGCTTGCCAACGACGACTAATGTGGTCGAAAGAAATTGGACCAGCCTGTCGGACATGCTGGATGTTTTTAGTGCGCGTAACTTAGTAAAGAATTGGGTCGAAGGGAAGTACCCCGTCGGAGTACAATGCGGCAAAGACATTACGATGTACATCGATGCTCTGAAGAACGAAGAATTGTGGGCTCTTAAAA TTGACGATGCATCCGGTAGATTCACAACCGGATTTTTCTGGggtaattcttattttatggGGTCAGCCACCGAATGCCATTATATCGGAAAGAACCCATCGCACCATACGTATTCAAAACAACACGTAAAAGATTCCAAAGTTACTACATTCGAAGAGATTCATACGGAGTcacgaaaaaaaatcaatacggGTATTAGCGGAACCAGCGTTTGGACTCAAACAGACTCCGTCGAAATGCCTTTTCAATTGGGATTCTATATGCTAAAACTTTCTATAAATGTATCTTATACACCA ACAAGACTGATTCACCTGGGCGTTTGCCTGCCGTTCTCATGCACTGCCTCCGACGTCGTTATCATTGGGAAACTCGCCGCAAGCGAACTTGCAGCAAAGCATTCAACGATTGAAAAAGTCAGAGATCAGCATAACTCATATGACATGTACACAGATCCGATTTTCTGGGTTTTATC CGGTGTCAGCGTGGTGGTCTTGATACTGATGATTCTCGGTACCGGGTATGAATATCATCTGTCGAGAAAGCTAGTCCGCAAGAGAAATGCTATCTACGATTTGGAAAAGCATGGGAAACTTGATCATCTCACTAATGGTGATCGGAAGGTCATAAATG CTGTTCAAGGTAAGGTCTACCTTCCTGTTCCAGTGGCAGATTCTAGTAGCAACGGCATGCAGTCAATTAACAATAACAACAGTCTCGAGAACGATTTGCGAGCGTCTACCAAAGAGGAGCAACAGCTTA GTACCTTCGAGGAACTTCTGCTTTCTTTCTCCGTTCCCGCTAATTTGAGAGTTATCTGCGATCGTAATGTGGGCAGAGACACAATTAGCACCGTGCACGGGCTTAGAGCGATATCGATGGCCTGGGTCATCCTCGGGCACACGTGcattatcgtttttaaatACTCGGACAACATGGAATATCGCAAAGTGGTGGAGAAGCGATTCCTCTTCCAGACCATCACGAACGGGGCTTTCAGCGTCGATACATTTTTCTTCATGGGCGGTTTGCTCGTGGCCTTTCTATATTTTAGAACCAACGCCAAGGGAGACCTGAAGAGACTCACGCAGGGCACGCGAGGCTTCGCCGCGGGCACCTTAAAATTCATCGGGCTTCTTTTGTATCGATTTTGTAGGCTCACCACGCCGTACATGTTCGTACTAGGTGTAGTCGAGATCTCGATGAAGCATTTCTATACGAATTCCGTTTTCGAGCCTCCCACGGCAGATCATTATAATTGTCCTAATTATTGGTGGAGGAATTTACTCTATATCAATACGTGGTTTCCCGTCGACCAAATG TGTATGCTTTGGAGTTGGTACCTAGCGGACGATACGCAGTTCTATATTGTTGGCGGAGTGATTCTAATACTGGCTACAAATCACTTCAAAATCGCAGCTTTCGCGTTAGTCACTCTGTTAGTAAGCTCATGGGTAACCACCGGCTACATCGCCCTAGTTAATAATCACATGCCGAGCCTGGACGATCCGTTGGCCCTCTTCGACAAGATCTACGACAAGCCGTGGACGAGATTGGGCCCTTATCTGATCGGCATGACCGTCGGCTACTTTCTCTTCAAGACTGATTGCAAAGTAAAAATGTCTAAG ACTACCGTCGTCGTGGGATGGCTCCTGTCCTCTGCGTGTCTCTTGAGTTTGCTTTATGGTTTATACGAGGCGGAACTTACACCCGTTACCGCAGCGGCGTATTCATCCTTGAGCCACAGTGCGTGGGCACTAGGTCTAGCGTGGATCGTAATAGCGTGTAGTACTGGCTACGGTG GATATGTAAATAAGATTCTATCGTGGCCGCTCTTGTACCCGTTCAGCAGAGTGACTTACTGCTCTTATCTAGTTCATCCGCTTGTGATTCGTCTAACCGCTATGAACCTAGACTCTCCGTTTCATCTAGGGAAAGATGTAATG atgATAACATTTCTGGGGCAGCTAGTGCTATCGTACGCGTTGTCGTTTGTAGTGTCAGTCGCTTTTGAAGCACCGGTGGTCAGTATGCTGAAGATTGTCTCACCGAAAAAGCGGAAACGCATACAATAG
- the LOC139810530 gene encoding (3R)-3-hydroxyacyl-CoA dehydrogenase: MSKLIAGKLALVTGAGSGIGREVCRVFAREGANVVATDQNVKTAVETVATLEGAGHVALNVEVTDQKSIETAFDHVLKKFSRPPTVIVNSAGIARDNFLVKLSNSNFDDVINVNLKGTFLVMQTAVKAMITANATKNSSIINISSIIGKLGNIGQSNYSASKAGVIAMTKSASMELGQFGIRVNVVLPGFIDTPIVITVPDKVKELLMKKIPLQRIGKPQEVAEVIAFLASDKSSYVNGASIEVTGGLH, from the exons ATGTCGAAGCTCATAGCTGGAAAATTAGCATTAGTTACTG GTGCTGGAAGCGGTATCGGAAGAGAAGTATGTCGAGTTTTTGCCCGAGAAGGTGCCAACGTTGTTGCAACCGatcaaaatgttaaaactGCTGTGGAGACTGTAGCCACTTTGGAAG GTGCTGGACATGTTGCATTGAACGTTGAGGTCACTGATCAAAAGAGTATCGAGACAGCATTTGATCATGtcttaaagaaattttcaagacCACCTACCGTCATTGTTAATTCAGCGGGCATTGCGCGGGATAACTTTTTAGTGAAACTCAGCAACAGTAACTTTGACGATGTAATCAATGTCAATTTAAAAGGTACTTTTCTAGTTATGCAAACTGCTGTTAAAGCAATGATAACGGCAAATGCAACCAAAAACTCCTCGATTATCAACATCAGTTCAATTATTGGTAAACTTGGGAATATTGGGCAAAGCAACTACAGTGCGTCAAAAGCTGGAGTGATAGCTATGACAAAGAGCGCTTCCATGGAGTTGGGACA ATTTGGGATTCGGGTGAACGTAGTACTGCCTGGTTTTATAGATACTCCTATCGTTATAACTGTACCTGATAAAGTTAAAGAAttattgatgaaaaaaataccgTTGCAAAGAATTGGAAAGCCACAAGAAGTGGCAGAAGTTATCGCATTTTTAGCTTCTGATAAGAGTTCGTATGTAAATGGAGCATCTATTGAAGTTACTGGGGGACTACATTaa